A single window of Debaryomyces hansenii CBS767 chromosome F complete sequence DNA harbors:
- a CDS encoding 60S ribosomal protein L32 (highly similar to uniprot|P38061 Saccharomyces cerevisiae YBL092W RPL32 Protein component of the large (60S) ribosomal subunit has similarity to rat L32 ribosomal protein), producing the protein MAASLPHPKIVKKHTKKFKRHHSDRYDRVAENWRKQKGIDSCVRRRFRGTISQPNIGYGSNRKTRHMMPSGHKAFLVKNLKDLDVLLLHSKTYAAEISHNVSARNRVEIVAKAKKLGVKVTNPKGRVSLEA; encoded by the exons A TGGCTGCTTCACTTCCACACCCAAAGATTGTTAAAAAGCACACCAAGAAGTTCAAGAGACATCACTCTGACAGATACGACCGTGTCGCTGAAAACTGGAGAAAGCAAAAGGGTATTGACTCTTGTgtcagaagaagattcaGAGGTACCATCTCACAACCAAACATTGGTTACGGTTCCAACAGAAAGACTAGACACATGATGCCATCTGGCCACAAGGCTTTCTTAGTTAAGAACCTCAAGGACTTGGatgttttattattacaCTCCAAGACTTACGCTGCTGAAATTTCCCACAATGTTTCTGCCAGAAACAGAGTTGAAATTGTTGCTAAGGCTAAGAAGCTTGGTGTTAAGGTTACTAATCCAAAGGGTAGAGTTTCTTTAGAAGCTTAA
- a CDS encoding DEHA2F12452p (weakly similar to uniprot|Q06179 Saccharomyces cerevisiae YLR454W FMP27 The authentic non-tagged protein was localized to the mitochondria) has translation MVGFVMNDILYYGGLVLGAWVIGWYLIYFVSGFHLKTIGINNGISFNGISYTNKRVSLTLRTFRIRLWGNTRKIVMDDLVIKLHSAEKSTKRAKKPEKGDNSGDGTIDLSIFPSNCAARAVVRFVLTHIPSVDIGLKHTTLLYPDSTSTTIEYLRFMLTSRYSKKSASNLKFYTTLVVNEVVNSSESDSLKSVPPMSLMTLKLQLNLQINIEKGNIHNIQVRLFTDEFKCVIFRKAKLFIDRIKRDMEFSDKSNEPGIEFTPKTNVEPQTNYTEEESSEQEDAGSSKHPTKFDKFIKIRNKLYPVIKEISFNLDNSELLEIPFAITDKEMSFSDYFDYSSRKRSLDLFSKSISFNYSKLNKTAAGFHVLFDSEADDPFQVNTSIQSLRVNYCKHTKENNQETCQKDEVLNIPNFNYTYKSNVLDCMVRDKGFKDCVTEFAATACSPMIDLSTVQLATFIYNCVLIKKYFTLKHLKKRNKKLNREIIKEHTNANNDTHIDSDDIDTTQVESDSNDADNQEKLSRTKYKHQLLKLLEEYFPRVDTKFVIEQPRFIIKHHDKTTNKAQILDFSYSLLNIHTFTTPTRDYNINCHTIHPCINYVQKSNVTLQDEYNKVIKKEILSLRSINFKLDILKNLEVKSTIAINEPRVDLSQLNIITGINDLLQDITCMAQEHLNSGLVNLNLNAAIIKQRLIFPDSTEGSTAESKPLEYKLFRYLPNWFLGSEIIISKLSFILGSRSVLIAKYYLDEINGEGYNADYFSDNHKLRNVRFTIDNLNLNIRNKVYDPKHINSDSESTDTLAANENVIEFWTIDMQMSKIQCALQLLLNNSNDEYEEFLNLPMTDIFVSAVNSNGINDLKMDVNVDDVIGDYDRYKLSVLIGAIYLVREAILAPIKLIKNKLRNDMQKVASKASTQVESQTRKISDFAVLNCKIRRSNFIVHLDDNYKIKLQLFDIIANVNKGVIILNNKFFRILAGSPFIADQWCRIACVDELRIVVNDPSIESKITIASESIRLIQPHGFMVYRLFDNLSITIKILKHLISCLKNDHLKRKNIEPKEGKAINFPRIHITSKKLSFNMEDDPFECELNMIYQLGLVEQRKRLEQVALFEARTSEANQTKHDFTSIEMEEKLYHLRKSISTSWIRKIKVYKARLGDEIIQNKKFLFGNEALLPVDKNEQIIAYMNQAPLLSVIVSGFDLNISRTKFDLDELPQFIHDMGQGVPVDTRYSLMIPMFISLQLLELRMHLRDYPLPLLRVPYNKDKTSSLSMAGHLILSEALVNEAAHLRNLHIPLVPDVKNVVGDKHYALTINKSLSSVKLFTDLSVKFSSQEASRFVWGQSYQFGIQQVSLNFDQFSKPPVDPSLKLGFWDKLRYIMHGKFKIETGSHNSLEVAFKGSRDPYDLFNVSSGFVLAFNDNVLWTVNENDDSQSFMKVKSDKVLWYIPNYLATPLVSWSRDSSKYIFLPNSKSFISSCFAYFLEETPHNDLDAQLSRSHIHEKKVVSLKGGVNFIIGFLLQRHTGSGITSRESKHHYDVKLFNPEYTKEGHDSYAGFRSDRINMSISFHANTENSYNCIHLSPNTFKQFFNWWTLFAGNMMLPIRRGDLFGDSKMSMKFSQHLFTNKFQFNFKSLFISHIYRDENVDANNDKIECVGIRAKMDEFSVDLHQVKEPRIMIHEGLSKNKKIMKMNFRLGEVHLTGIDLRTIYATFDQNIYAHRIQNEDSKSKFSVFDNDAQWFDIEDYEEAFIPTLRKSRRSIKINALMYSKRFSYLRDTTSESDEVIDTQEEDNAHGCLLGSKNIYLLQIELLKDRIKQLEERIKINKTKQLSNEQLYKRISFLKNDIQEQDTKRLQRKEESSSSTEPNFTSMFHNKFVLVCMFLKWNVQNRNLLFKYVHFVQLKVQLRKYLSYESIRAIHNIIDHNIAETGGDELSIISEALSKIKSEKLANEISRKSESSQQRLNNLDSIIRKTDENERISEDFLIEILYPQIQLQSDETPDRIVLMAIPSIDAKIVSVLTKSTNQLVVNERELENRYGVILRDANIFVLNKEDVSNVNKLILNKKTYGSTTSWPPWLGIEICKNGRLAGEDKLIVEKTSMLITYEQINPLGSQLINDNSERTSSLGESDVESISRKVNVDIPEFKILSTAKQYHTLYVIILNLLFYVEPKSKSLGEKLEKLKFSIDFLDLIALNERLTNLHKYYRLINILSNNYGFRQDMLDNEGLNDHLSLNVERGNAITEIYLLMNSLLTGELFNDDSNSKTLAEWNINADSIQLCMLEDDRTPILKLLMDHGKYRRRINENGSNDNRIEIESMQGFNLLYIAYYAKMMEPLIGLSGNKHKESKNLIIVDWSMKRSIGGIKVLDYFSIDSQPLNIKIDEITGEKLLKYIFPGSDTDNFNLFGNNPNKEENESDPDDDNVIGKNRESFVQELEGSKKAVTFEDDNSSSNKSRQRNQMKFDRSMTRLSNNKSQLSSSVSSNDEADADLDEMLQRSKKYLSIGDLNISPICLLISVKCHNGYKRILNVQDLFIKLPEFSIGNQVLSLLEVTMKFKRMIKKALLSHIGRLLRNKMTVKRNRIRNKTAANGQMITDEAIIDT, from the coding sequence ATGGTTGGCTTCGTGATGAACGATATATTGTATTATGGCGGGTTGGTATTGGGCGCTTGGGTGATTGGATGGtatctaatatattttgtgAGTGGGtttcatttgaaaactATAGGAATAAATAACGGGATACTGTTCAATGGGATCAGCTACACCAACAAGAGGGTAAGCTTGACGCTCAGAACATTCAGGATTCGGTTGTGGGGGAATACGAGAAAGATTGTGATGGATGATTTGGTGATAAAATTGCATAGTGCGGAAAAGTCCACGAAGAGGGCCAAAAAACCCGAGAAAGGGGACAATCTGGGCGATGGGACCATCGATTTGTCGATATTTCCGTCGAATTGTGCCGCCAGGGCTGTCGTGCGGTTCGTCCTTACACATATACCAAGCGTTGACATTGGATTGAAGCATACAACCTTACTATACCCAGACTCCACGTCCACCACGATTGAGTACTTGCGGTTTATGTTGACTTCGAGATACAGCAAGAAGTCGGCCAGCAATTTGAAGTTTTACACTACATTGGTGGTGAATGAGGTTGTGAACTCGAGCGAATCTGACAGTTTGAAGCTGGTGCCTCCAATGTCGTTGATGACATTGAAGTTGCAATTGAATTTGCAGATTAACATTGAAAAGGGAAACATTCATAATATCCAAGTGAGACTCTTCACCGATGAATTCAAGTGTGTTATATTCAGAAAGGCCAAGCTCTTCATCGATAGAATTAAGAGGGACATGGAATTCAGCGACAAGAGCAACGAGCCGGGAATCGAATTCACCCCTAAGACCAACGTCGAACCCCAAACCAATTATACAGAAGAGGAATCACTGGAGCAGGAAGATGCTGGCTCATCGAAGCATCCAACCaagtttgataaatttatcaagatTCGAAATAAACTATATCCGGTAATCAAGGAAATATCGTTCAATTTAGACAACTCAGAATTATTGGAGATTCCATTCGCTATCACAGACAAAGAAATGTCCTTCAGcgattattttgattattctTCTCGTAAGCGCTCCTTGGAtttgttttcaaaaagCATTTCGTTCAATTATctgaaattaaataaaacGGCCGCAGGATTTCATGTTTTATTTGACTCTGAAGCAGACGACCCATTTCAAGTTAATACTTCTATTCAGTCTTTGAGAGTTAACTATTGCAAACATACTAAGGAAAACAATCAAGAAACTTGTCAGAAGGATGAAGTATTGAATATTCCGAACTTTAATTACACCTACAAATCTAACGTTTTAGATTGTATGGTTCGAGACAAAGGCTTTAAAGACTGTGTGACTGAATTTGCTGCTACAGCTTGTAGCCCCATGATTGATCTAAGTACCGTACAATTAGCAACGTTCATATACAATTGCgtattaataaagaagtATTTTACCTTAAAGCATTTAAAGAAgagaaataaaaaattgaatcgTGAAATAATTAAGGAGCACACTAATGCTAACAATGATACTCATATTGACAGTGATGATATAGACACAACTCAAGTAGAATCTGATAGTAATGATGCTGATaaccaagaaaaattatctcGAACAAAATACAAACATCAGTTGCTTAAACTTCTCGAAGAATATTTTCCAAGAGTTGATACAAAGTTTGTCATCGAGCAGCCCAGGTTTATAATAAAACATCACGACAAGACCACAAATAAAGCTCAAATATTAGACTTTTCATATTCGTTACTAAACATTCATACATTCACTACCCCAACACGAGACTACAACATAAATTGTCATACAATACATCCTTGTATTAATTACGTACAAAAATCTAACGTGACGTTACAAGATGAATACAATAAAGTAatcaaaaaagaaatattaagTCTCAGGTCAATAAATTTCAAGCTtgatatcttgaaaaaCCTTGAAGTAAAATCTACTATAGCGATAAATGAACCTAGGGTAGATTTAtctcaattgaatataattactggcattaatgatttattgcAAGATATCACATGTATGGCACAAGAACATTTGAATTCTGGATTAgttaatttaaatttaaatgcGGCAATTATCAAACAAAGACTAATCTTTCCCGATAGTACTGAAGGATCCACAGCAGAATCGAAGCCActagaatataaattattcagatatttaccaaattgGTTTTTGGGCCTGGAAATAATTATTTCCAAACTAAGTTTCATTTTGGGATCCCGTTCAGTATTGATTGCTAAATATTACttagatgaaattaatggaGAAGGTTATAATGCAGATTATTTCTCTGACAATCATAAATTAAGAAATGTGAGGTTCACTATTGAcaacttgaatttgaacATAAGGAATAAGGTGTATGATCCAAAGCATATAAACTCCGATTCGGAATCTACAGATACCTTAGCtgcaaatgaaaatgtAATCGAATTTTGGACCATTGATATGCAAATGAGCAAAATTCAATGTGCacttcaacttcttttgaataattcaaatgatgaatACGAggaattcttgaatttgcCCATGACAGATATATTTGTCAGTGCAGTTAATTCTAACGGtataaatgatttaaaaaTGGACGTAAACGTAGACGATGTGATAGGCGATTATGACAGGTACAAACTTTCTGTTCTCATTGGGGCGATATACTTAGTGAGAGAAGCCATATTAGCTCCCATAAAGTTGATCAAGAATAAGCTTAGGAATGACATGCAGAAGGTTGCTAGTAAAGCATCCACTCAGGTTGAATCACAGACAAGAAAGATTAGTGATTTTGCGGTCCTTAATTGCAAGATCAGAAGATCGAACTTTATAGTGCACTTGGATGACAATTATAAGATCaaattacaattatttgatataattgCAAACGTTAATAAAGgagttattattttgaataataagtTCTTTAGAATACTTGCAGGTTCGCCATTTATAGCAGATCAATGGTGCAGAATTGCGTGTGTCGATGAACTTAGGATAGTTGTGAATGATCCTTCAATTGAGTCAAAAATTACTATTGCATCTGAGTCTATAAGGCTTATTCAACCACATGGGTTTATGGTATACAGATTGTTTGATAATCTATCAATCACAATTAAGATTTTAAAGCACTTGATTAGCTGCTTAAAGAATGATCACCTTAAGCGAAAAAACATTGAACCAAAAGAGGGTAAGGCCATAAATTTCCCTCGTATACATATTACATCGAAGAAATTATCGTTCAATATGGAAGATGATCCATTTGAATGCGAGTTAAATATGATATATCAATTAGGATTAGTGGAACAACGGAAACGATTGGAACAAGTGGCTTTATTTGAAGCAAGAACTTCCGAAGCAAACCAAACCAAACATGACTTTActtcaattgaaatggAAGAGAAGCTATACCATTTGAGAAAATCTATTTCAACATCTTGgataagaaaaataaagGTTTATAAGGCTAGATTGGGTGATGagattattcaaaataaaaaatttttgtttggAAATGAAGCCTTATTACCAGTTGATAAGAATGAACAAATAATTGCATACATGAACCAAGCTCCTTTATTATCCGTGATTGTGTCTGGCtttgatttaaatatatcgagaacaaaatttgatttggatgaattaCCGCAGTTTATTCATGATATGGGACAGGGTGTACCTGTAGATACCCgttattcattaatgattCCAATGTTTATTAGCCTTCAGCTTTTGGAACTTCGTATGCATTTACGTGATTACCCACTTCCCTTATTGCGTGTCCCATATAACAAGGATAAGACATCCAGTTTATCTATGGCTGGTCATTTAATCCTATCAGAGGCTTTGGTAAATGAAGCGGCACATTTGAGAAATTTACATATTCCTCTAGTACCAGATGTTAAAAACGTTGTAGGTGATAAGCATTATGCGTTAACAATAAACAAGTCTTTATCATCGGTCAAGCTATTTACGGACCTTAGTGTTAAGTTTTCGTCCCAAGAAGCAAGCAGATTTGTATGGGGTCAATCATATCAATTTGGAATACAACAAGTTCTGTTAAACTTTGatcaattttcaaaacCCCCAGTTGACCCATCTTTGAAGCTTGGATTTTGGGACAAGTTGAGATACATTATGCatggaaaatttaaaattgaaactgGGTCACATAACAGCTTGGAGGTAGCATTCAAAGGTTCTAGAGATCCTTATGATTTGTTCAACGTTTCATCGGGATTTGTATTAGCGTTTAATGACAACGTTTTGTGGACggttaatgaaaatgatgattctCAACTGTTTATGAAAGTTAAATCAGATAAAGTATTGTGGTATATTCCTAATTATTTAGCGACCCCGTTAGTTTCGTGGTCAAGGGATAGCTCAAAGTATATTTTCTTACCAAACTCGAAAAGctttatttcatcatgTTTTGCTTACTTTTTGGAGGAAACGCCACATAACGATTTAGATGCTCAATTATCAAGGTCTCATATTCACGAGAAGAAGGTAGTAAGCTTGAAAGGTGGTgttaattttatcattggGTTTTTATTGCAAAGACATACTGGTTCTGGAATCACCTCTCGTGAATCTAAACACCATTATGACGTTAAACTCTTCAATCCAGAATATACGAAAGAGGGCCATGACTCGTATGCTGGATTTAGAAGTGATCGGATTAACatgtcaatttcttttcatgCTAATACGGAAAATAGTTATAATTGTATTCATTTGAGTCCTAATACTTTTAAGCAGTTTTTTAATTGGTGGACATTATTTGCAGGTAACATGATGTTACCTATCAGGCGAGGTGACTTATTTGGTGATTCTAAAATGTCAATGAAGTTTTCTCAACATTTATTCACTAATAAATTccaatttaattttaaatctttatttATCTCACATATTTATCGAGATGAAAATGTTGATGCAAACAATGATAAGATTGAATGTGTCGGAATTCGAGCAAAAATGGACGAATTTCTGGTTGACTTGCATCAAGTTAAAGAGCCCCGTATCATGATACACGAGGGGTTATCCAAGAAtaaaaagataatgaaaatgaatttccGATTAGGTGAAGTGCATCTAACAGGAATAGATTTGAGGACAATCTATGCCACTTTTGATCAAAACATATATGCACATAGGATACAAAATGAGGATAGTAAATCTAAATTTTCTGtctttgataatgatgCACAATGgtttgatattgaagactACGAAGAGGCTTTTATTCCTACTTTGAGGAAATCACGCAGGtcaatcaaaataaatgcGTTAATGTACTCTAAGAGGTTTTCTTATTTAAGAGATACAACCAGTGAATCAGACGAGGTGATCGATACGCAAGAGGAGGATAATGCACATGGCTGCCTCCTAGGatcaaagaatatttatctCCTTCAAATAGAGCTTTTGAAAGATCGAATAAAGCAATTAGAGGAAAGAATAAAGATCAATAAAACCAAGCAGCTATCAAACGAACAATTGTATAAAAGAATATCATTCTTAAAGaatgatattcaagaaCAGGACACGAAACGCTTACAAAGAAAGGAGGAGAGCAGTAGTTCAACGGAGCCGAATTTTACTTCTATGTTCCATAACAAATTCGTTTTGGTCTGCATGTTTTTAAAATGGAATGTTCAAAAtagaaatttattattcaaatatgttCATTTTGTTCAATTAAAGGTTCAATTGAGAAAGTATCTTTCTTACGAGTCTATTAGGGCAATTcataatattattgatcATAACATCGCTGAAACTGGTGGTGATGAGCTTTCTATTATTTCGGAAGCATTAAGTAAGATAAAACTGGAAAAATTAGCAAACGAAATTTCTAGAAAATCTGAATCGTCGCAACAAAGATTGAACAACCTTGATAGTATAATACGTAAGACCGACGAAAATGAACGTATATCGGAGGATTTCCTAATTGAGATTCTCTATCctcaaattcaattacAAAGTGATGAGACACCAGATAGGATTGTTTTGATGGCAATACCAAGCATTGATGCGAAAATTGTATCCGTACTCACGAAATCGACCAATCAATTAGTAGTTAACGAACGTGAATTAGAAAACAGGTATGGTGTAATACTAAGAGATGCAAATATCTTCGttttaaataaagaagacGTTCTGAATgtgaataaattaattttgaataaaaagACTTACGGTTCGACAACAAGCTGGCCTCCATGGTTGGGCATTGAAATTTGTAAGAATGGAAGACTAGCAGGAGAGGATAAATTAATAGTTGAGAAAACATCAATGTTGATTACCTATGAACAGATAAATCCATTGGGAAGTCAATTGATCAATGATAACAGTGAGCGCACTTCTCTGTTAGGTGAAAGTGATGTTGAATCTATATCTCGAAAGGTCAATGTAGATATACCGGAATTCAAGATCTTATCGACTGCAAAACAATATCACACTTTATATGTTATCATTTTAAATCTACTCTTTTATGTCGAGCCAAAGAGTAAATCCTTAGGTGAGAAACTCGAGAAGTTGAAGTTTTCCATAGATTTCTTGGATTTGATTGCATTGAATGAAAGATTAACTAACCTACACAAATACTATAGActaatcaatattttgtcTAATAATTATGGTTTCAGGCAAGACATGTTAGATAATGAAGGTTTGAATGATCATTTACTGCTTAACGTTGAACGAGGAAATGCTATCActgaaatatatttgttgatgaattcattGTTAACTggagaattatttaatgatgattctAATTCTAAAACATTGGCAGAATGGAATATTAATGCCGATAGTATCCAGTTATGTATGCTCGAAGATGATCGAACCCCGATTTTAAAGCTTTTAATGGATCACGGAAAATATAGAAGAAGGATCAATGAAAATGGCTCCAATGATAatagaattgaaattgaaagcaTGCAAGGTTTTAATTTGTTGTATATTGCTTATTATGCAAAGATGATGGAGCCGCTAATCGGACTTTCTGGTAACAAGCATAAAGAATctaagaatttgataattgttGACTGGTCCATGAAAAGGTCTATTGGTGGCATTAAAGTATTGGATTATTTTTCGATAGATTCACAACCGttaaatatcaaaattgatgaaataacTGGTGAGAAGCTATTGAAATACATATTCCCTGGATCAGATACCGAcaattttaatttgtttgGAAATAACCCTaataaagaagagaatgagAGCGATcctgatgatgataatgtCATCGGGAAGAACCGAGAATCGTTTGTTCAAGAACTAGAAGGATCGAAAAAAGCTGTAACTTTTGAAGACGATAATTCTAGCTCGAACAAAAGTCGTCAACGAAATCAAATGAAGTTTGATCGGTCTATGACGagattatcaaataataagcTGCAATTGTCTAGTTCGGTATCTTCGAATGATGAAGCAGATGCAGACCTAGATGAAATGCTTCAAAGATCTAAGAAATACTTGAGCATCGGGGATTTGAACATCAGCCCAATATGTCTTTTGATTTCAGTGAAGTGTCACAATGGATACAAGAGAATCTTAAATGTTCAAGATTTGTTTATAAAGTTACCGGAATTTAGTATTGGAAACCAAGTCctatcattattagaagTGACCATGAAATTCAAGAGGATGATAAAGAAAGCATTATTAAGCCATATCGGAAGGTTATTAAGAAATAAGATGACAGTTAAAAGGAACAGGATTAGAAATAAAACTGCTGCAAATGGTCAAATGATAACAGATGAAGCAATTATAGATACATAA
- a CDS encoding DEHA2F12474p (some similarities with uniprot|P25046 Saccharomyces cerevisiae YBL093C ROX3 RNA polymerase II holoenzyme component), which yields MEEEDNKLSQGIDSYYLINSSRKYNLSHPSPLDNLLTLYGLEPVANSLARTNPDGSKGVKLRKSYKNHIQDLPGKHQIPPSKPVPGSLLDPSISQAPDLIKSLDADLLNQALKFEKTSINGIPGFNTSDLAINDQQTLMRGDDMSENDEFGGSKKNKRKKKLQPNGGDIKRQHV from the exons ATGGAAGAAGAGGACAACAAGCTCAGCCAGGGGATAGATAGCTAttatttaatcaattcaagCC GAAAATACAATCTATCACATCCATCGCCattagataatttattgacCTTATATGGTTTAGAACCAGTTGCTAATTCACTTGCAAGGACAAACCCCGATGGGTCGAAGGGAGTTAAATTAAGAAAGTCGTATAAGAATcatattcaagatttaCCAGGAAAACACCAAATTCCACCACTGAAACCAGTTCCTGGATCTTTGTTAGATCCCTCAATATCACAAGCACCAGATTTGATCAAGTCTTTGGATGcagatttattaaatcaagCGTTAAAGTTTGAAAAAACTTCAATCAACGGAATACCTGGTTTTAATACCTCAGATTTGGCTATAAATGACCAGCAAACATTAATGAGAGGTGATGATATGTCGGagaatgatgaatttgggGGctcaaagaagaataagCGTAAGAAGAAGTTGCAGCCAAATGGTGGTGACATAAAGAGACAACATGTATAA
- a CDS encoding DEHA2F12496p (similar to uniprot|P34167 Saccharomyces cerevisiae YPR163C TIF3 Suppressor of translation mutants) — translation MAPKKSVKMDLGSFLSDNSIGGSWADEEVDMSSIGVPIAGSQGTTGARKEGIYQPQTGFRDNDDSRRERKEFPVPDQPPYRARVANLPWDVEEQDLGRFFEDRMQVQDVITDIKLPVDNMTGKLKGFGFVTFTERGLLEEALNLNMADLNGRKIFVNVAAPQRADVFDMDWRSARGGPMEGGRPPREEVEIDWSSARSSGGLPPRENRGDRGDRPERRPRREEPDIDWTSARSAGGLPPREDRGDRGERPERRPRREEPDLDWGAVRSSAGTLPPREKSGRGERVERGERSERRPKKDEPEFDWGAARSSAGTLPPRERSTRTERQDKKQEPALDWKRGQGLEPRSNSKPSRANKKVDEEKKDNQPKPQKSSFDVLTVESDDEEAQPAKNAEEPKAEQTTTGLEDATSKLSVNNKEGEGWEVVGK, via the exons atgg CTCCTAAAAAATCTGTTAAAATGGACTTAGGTTCATTCTTATCCgataattcaattggtGGATCATGGGCAGACGAAGAAGTTGATATGTCGTCTATCGGTGTCCCAATTGCCGGATCACAAGGAACTACTGGTGCTagaaaagaaggaatttACCAACCACAAACAGGATTCAGAGACAATGACGATTCCAGACgtgaaagaaaagaatttcCAGTTCCAGACCAACCACCATACAGAGCAAGAGTTGCTAACTTACCATGGGATGTTGAAGAGCAAGACTTAGGTAGATTTTTTGAAGACCGTATGCAAGTACAAGATGTAATCACCGATATCAAGTTACCTGTTGATAATATGACTGGAAAGTTGAAAGGGTTCGGATTTGTAACATTCACCGAAAGAGGTTTATTAGAAGAAGCTTTGAACTTGAACATGGCAGATTTGAACGGAAGAAAGATCTTCGTTAACGTGGCTGCTCCACAAAGAGCTGATGTTTTCGATATGGACTGGAGATCCGCAAGAGGTGGTCCAATGGAAGGTGGAAGACCTCCTAGAGAAGAAGTAGAAATCGATTGGAGTTCTGCCAGATCTTCCGGTGGCTTACCACCAAGAGAAAACAGAGGTGACAGAGGTGACAGACCAGAAAGAAGAccaagaagagaagaacCAGATATTGATTGGACTTCCGCTAGATCTGCTGGTGGATTACCACCAAGAGAAGACAGAGGTGACAGAGGTGAAAGACCAGAAAGAAGAccaagaagagaagaacCAGACTTAGATTGGGGTGCAGTTAGATCTTCAGCCGGCACTTTACCTCCAAGAGAAAAGAGTGGAAGAGGTGAAAGAGTTGAAAGAGGTGAAAGATCCGAAAGAAGACCTAAAAAGGATGAGCCAGAGTTTGATTGGGGTGCAGCAAGATCCTCCGCCGGTACTTTACCTCcaagagaaagaagtaCTAGAACTGAGAGACAAGACAAAAAACAAGAACCAGCCTTAGACTGGAAGAGAGGACAAGGTTTGGAACCTCGCAGTAACAGTAAGCCTTCTAGAGCAAATAAAAAGGTtgacgaagaaaagaaagacaaTCAACCAAAACCTCAAAAGTCTTCATTTGATGTTCTCACAGTTGAAagtgacgatgaagaagctCAACCAGCTAAAAACGCTGAAGAACCAAAGGCTGAACAAACAACTACTGGCTTGGAAGATGCAACTTCGAAATTGTCTGTCAACAATAAAGAAGGTGAAGGCTGGGAAGTTGTTGGTAAATAA